A stretch of Abditibacteriota bacterium DNA encodes these proteins:
- a CDS encoding 4Fe-4S binding protein, which yields MFEFLRPVLKNLLSRPSTRNYPAAEREPFEGARGHVEGIDPEKCVFCGICARKCPADAIRVDRQARTWTLDSFKCVICSVCAESCPKGCISVSPSWRKPAYEKTAVETEGPKAAPKAGKVKGVDREKCVYCGLCAKVCPEGAIEVNRAEKAWTLDPDKCAGCMACAGKCPKDAIISE from the coding sequence ATGTTTGAATTTTTGAGACCCGTGCTGAAAAACCTGCTCTCCCGGCCCTCCACCCGCAACTATCCGGCGGCTGAGAGGGAGCCCTTTGAGGGCGCCCGGGGCCACGTGGAAGGCATAGACCCGGAGAAATGCGTCTTTTGCGGCATATGCGCCCGCAAATGCCCCGCCGACGCCATCAGGGTGGACAGGCAGGCCCGCACCTGGACCCTGGACTCCTTCAAATGCGTGATCTGCAGCGTGTGCGCCGAGAGCTGCCCCAAGGGCTGCATATCGGTGAGCCCCTCCTGGCGCAAGCCCGCCTACGAAAAGACCGCGGTGGAAACAGAGGGCCCAAAGGCGGCCCCAAAGGCAGGCAAGGTGAAGGGCGTGGACCGGGAAAAATGCGTGTATTGCGGCCTGTGCGCCAAGGTGTGCCCCGAGGGCGCCATAGAGGTGAACAGGGCCGAAAAGGCCTGGACCCTGGACCCGGACAAATGCGCCGGCTGCATGGCCTGCGCCGGCAAATGCCCCAAGGACGCCATTATATCGGAATAA
- a CDS encoding nickel-dependent hydrogenase large subunit: MDENNLSSLIPFGPQHPVLPEPIQIKLVLEDEKIISAEPAIGYVHRGLEKLTEKKDMHQSIYVVERICGICSFMHALCYCQGVEQLLGAEVPARARYLRTIWGELHRSHSHLLWLGLMADSYGFESLFYQCWRIREKILDIMEATAGSRIIISTNVIGGVRRDMDPDMLKHIARTAEEIDESLKDIEKVFLDDYTVKHRTVGIGTLTRAEAYELGAVGPVLRASGVAQDARTLGYAAYGELDFEPCVETDGDSYARTKVRIRELRGALSLLRQAVDKIPEGDIRVKVTGKPDGETVSRLEQPRGECLYYIRANGTDVLSRVRVRTPTFANVPALLKMLPGHQLSALPVILLSIDPCISCTER; the protein is encoded by the coding sequence ATGGACGAGAACAATCTCAGCAGCCTCATCCCCTTCGGGCCCCAGCACCCGGTGCTGCCGGAGCCCATACAGATCAAGCTGGTGCTGGAGGACGAAAAGATCATCAGCGCCGAGCCCGCCATAGGCTACGTGCACAGAGGCCTGGAAAAGCTGACCGAAAAGAAGGACATGCACCAGAGCATCTACGTGGTGGAAAGGATATGCGGCATCTGCAGCTTTATGCACGCCCTGTGCTACTGCCAGGGAGTGGAGCAGCTGCTGGGGGCGGAGGTGCCTGCGAGAGCCCGCTACCTGAGGACCATCTGGGGCGAGCTGCACAGGAGCCACAGCCACCTGCTGTGGCTGGGCCTCATGGCGGACAGCTACGGCTTTGAGTCGCTGTTTTATCAGTGCTGGCGCATACGCGAGAAGATACTGGACATCATGGAGGCCACCGCCGGCAGCCGCATCATCATCTCCACCAACGTCATAGGGGGCGTGCGCCGGGACATGGACCCGGACATGCTGAAGCATATAGCCCGGACCGCCGAAGAGATAGACGAGTCGCTGAAGGACATAGAAAAGGTGTTTTTGGACGACTACACGGTGAAGCACCGCACAGTGGGCATAGGGACCCTGACCAGGGCCGAGGCCTACGAGCTGGGAGCCGTGGGCCCCGTGCTGAGAGCCTCGGGAGTGGCCCAGGACGCCAGGACTCTGGGCTATGCCGCCTACGGCGAGCTGGACTTTGAGCCCTGCGTGGAGACCGACGGAGACTCCTACGCCCGCACCAAGGTGCGCATAAGGGAGCTGAGAGGCGCCCTGTCTCTGCTGAGGCAGGCGGTGGACAAGATACCCGAGGGGGACATCAGGGTGAAGGTGACAGGCAAGCCCGACGGGGAGACCGTGAGCCGGCTGGAACAGCCCAGAGGCGAGTGCCTGTATTACATCAGGGCCAACGGCACCGACGTGCTGTCCCGGGTGAGGGTGAGGACCCCCACCTTTGCCAACGTGCCCGCCCTGCTGAAGATGCTGCCCGGGCACCAGCTGTCCGCCCTGCCCGTGATACTCCTGTCCATAGACCCCTGCATCAGCTGCACGGAGAGGTGA